Proteins encoded together in one Schumannella luteola window:
- a CDS encoding LCP family protein gives MSEPRRDRSTGSAADAPATAMNHGRLRRSRLGRSIAAFTAISLAVVMVAGVSLAAIAFWRIQSNVAANAVDIGDKGAKLPQIGDFKGGFNIMLVGVDNDPSQGSAYGKRDSTLNDVNILLHVSADHTSATAVSLPRDLIVPIPSCTSEDGKTKSSAMSARPINEAYYYGGLKCVTDTVSDLTGLDIPFAAVITFQGVIDMSDIVGGVEVCVDGPVHDKYTGLTFPAAGKYTIQGVQAQQFVRTRHGVGDGSDLGRISSQQVFMSGLARKLTSEGTLSDLGKLYQIAEGASEHMKLSTSLAQLDTMVSIAKAMRNIPLDRINFIQYPGDTGGTGLYAGKVQPNKYQAKLLFDALKADRPVQLDADSLDTGFDGSVADPDTPTTPGTTPPASTDPSAPASGAPSGDASDGPAILTGIKGQSAAQQTCSHANN, from the coding sequence ATGAGCGAGCCCCGCCGCGACCGGAGCACCGGCTCCGCCGCCGACGCGCCCGCGACGGCCATGAACCACGGCCGACTCCGCCGCTCCCGCCTCGGCAGGAGCATCGCCGCCTTCACCGCCATCTCGCTCGCGGTCGTCATGGTCGCCGGCGTCTCGCTCGCCGCGATCGCGTTCTGGCGCATCCAGAGCAACGTCGCCGCCAACGCCGTCGACATCGGCGACAAGGGGGCGAAGCTGCCGCAGATCGGCGACTTCAAGGGCGGCTTCAACATCATGCTCGTCGGCGTCGACAACGATCCCTCGCAGGGCAGCGCCTACGGCAAGCGCGACAGCACGCTCAACGACGTCAACATCCTGCTGCACGTCTCCGCCGACCACACCTCGGCGACGGCCGTGAGCCTGCCGCGCGACCTGATCGTGCCGATCCCGTCGTGCACCTCCGAAGACGGCAAGACGAAGAGCTCGGCCATGTCGGCGCGCCCGATCAACGAGGCCTACTACTACGGCGGACTCAAGTGCGTCACCGACACCGTCTCCGACCTGACGGGCCTCGACATCCCCTTCGCCGCGGTCATCACCTTCCAGGGCGTGATCGACATGTCCGACATCGTCGGCGGCGTCGAGGTCTGCGTCGACGGCCCCGTGCACGACAAGTACACGGGCCTCACCTTCCCGGCGGCGGGCAAGTACACGATCCAGGGCGTGCAGGCGCAGCAGTTCGTGCGCACCCGTCACGGCGTCGGCGACGGCAGCGACCTGGGCCGCATCAGCTCGCAGCAGGTGTTCATGTCGGGTCTGGCCCGCAAGCTCACCAGCGAGGGCACCCTGAGCGATCTCGGCAAGCTGTACCAGATCGCCGAGGGCGCCTCCGAGCACATGAAGCTGTCGACCTCGCTCGCGCAGCTCGACACGATGGTGTCGATCGCGAAGGCGATGCGCAACATCCCGCTCGACCGCATCAACTTCATCCAGTACCCGGGCGACACCGGCGGCACCGGTCTCTACGCGGGCAAGGTGCAGCCGAACAAGTACCAGGCCAAGCTGCTCTTCGATGCGCTGAAGGCCGACCGCCCGGTTCAGCTCGACGCCGACTCGCTCGACACCGGCTTCGACGGCTCGGTCGCCGACCCCGACACCCCGACCACGCCGGGCACCACCCCGCCGGCGTCGACCGATCCCTCGGCTCCCGCCTCGGGCGCTCCGAGCGGCGACGCCTCCGACGGCCCGGCGATCCTCACCGGCATCAAGGGCCAGTCGGCGGCGCAGCAGACCTGCAGTCACGCCAACAACTGA
- a CDS encoding DNA glycosylase AlkZ-like family protein: MVLQLTRQEARRLAVHAARLDATPGDDAAVADLPDVAAAVAGLRVELTSIVAPAAEHVAFTRLGPGAHADGLARALANGRLFERTWVLRPMRDLGLFLAGMRDWLDRTGARGWVEANDGFRQSILDRIGDQGPLTSRDVPDESLVPWPSSGWTNDRNVTKMLECLHGAGELAVVGRIGRLRVWDLAQNVFPPTPEVPVDEARRIRSAQLLRAFGVARDSVAIVPSELHGFHREVGELAAIEGAPGRWRVDAELLERLRDDRLGAAGDDPAERTVLLSPFDRLLSDRERVARLFEFDYTLEMYKPKRTRRWGAFALPILRGDRLVGKVDAHADRDAGLLRVHAIHEDEPFATAVRAAVESELDRFARWLGLTVQRD; encoded by the coding sequence ATGGTCCTGCAGCTCACTCGCCAGGAGGCTCGGCGCCTGGCGGTCCACGCGGCTCGGCTCGATGCGACGCCAGGCGACGACGCCGCCGTCGCCGACCTGCCCGACGTCGCCGCCGCGGTCGCGGGGCTGCGGGTCGAGCTGACGAGCATCGTCGCCCCGGCCGCCGAGCACGTCGCGTTCACGCGTCTGGGCCCGGGCGCGCACGCCGACGGCCTCGCCCGGGCGCTCGCGAACGGCCGGCTCTTCGAGCGCACCTGGGTTCTGCGGCCCATGCGCGACCTCGGGCTGTTCCTGGCGGGCATGCGCGACTGGCTCGACCGCACGGGCGCTCGCGGCTGGGTGGAGGCGAACGACGGGTTCCGGCAGAGCATCCTCGACCGCATCGGCGATCAGGGTCCGCTGACCTCCCGCGACGTGCCGGACGAGTCGCTCGTGCCGTGGCCGTCGTCGGGGTGGACCAACGACCGCAACGTCACCAAGATGCTCGAGTGCCTGCACGGCGCCGGCGAGCTCGCGGTGGTGGGCCGGATCGGGCGGCTGCGCGTGTGGGATCTCGCGCAGAACGTGTTCCCGCCGACGCCGGAGGTGCCCGTCGATGAGGCCCGCCGCATCCGCAGCGCCCAGCTGCTGCGCGCCTTCGGCGTCGCCCGCGACAGCGTGGCGATCGTGCCGAGCGAGCTGCACGGCTTCCACCGCGAGGTCGGCGAGCTCGCCGCGATCGAGGGCGCGCCGGGGCGCTGGCGCGTGGATGCCGAGCTGCTGGAGCGGCTGCGCGACGACAGGCTCGGCGCGGCCGGTGACGACCCTGCCGAGCGCACCGTGCTGCTGTCGCCGTTCGACCGGCTGCTCAGCGACCGCGAGCGCGTCGCGCGCCTGTTCGAGTTCGACTACACGCTCGAGATGTACAAGCCGAAGCGCACCCGCCGCTGGGGCGCGTTCGCTCTGCCGATCCTGCGCGGCGACCGGCTGGTCGGCAAAGTGGATGCGCACGCCGATCGCGACGCCGGTCTGCTGCGGGTGCACGCGATCCACGAAGACGAGCCCTTCGCGACCGCCGTGCGCGCCGCGGTCGAGTCGGAGCTCGACCGCTTCGCGCGGTGGCTGGGCCTGACGGTGCAGCGCGACTGA
- a CDS encoding Gfo/Idh/MocA family protein, translated as MIRLATIGTSQITRTLARDVAGVAGIRVTHVVSRDVARAQDFAAELAELAPAEAAPQSTGDLDALLRSGDIDAVYIASPNSVHAGQVRAAIRAGIHVLVEKPAVTTAAEWRELSAAARTAGVVLIEGIRTAYDPGLQAVRDLLPQLGAVRRVSFGYESVSSRYGKVLAGERINMFDPELAGGVLYDLGVYAAHPLIALFGLPLEVRGSKVQVAVRDDSPGVDGAGVAIASYDGFDADLSYSKISTSTRPSEIRGELGTLQIDHIASPRVLTLQPAGGDEIVHELPIDGPQHALTGEIERFVELVQGGDASAAEPDQLATEQTLRLMDAIRASWGAGAVAL; from the coding sequence ATGATCCGTCTCGCCACGATCGGCACCAGCCAGATCACCCGCACTCTCGCCCGCGACGTCGCCGGCGTCGCCGGCATCCGCGTCACGCACGTCGTCTCGCGCGACGTCGCCCGCGCGCAGGACTTCGCCGCCGAGCTGGCCGAGCTCGCCCCCGCCGAGGCGGCGCCGCAGTCGACGGGCGACCTGGATGCGCTGCTGCGCTCGGGCGACATCGACGCGGTCTACATCGCGAGCCCCAACAGCGTGCACGCCGGCCAGGTGCGGGCGGCGATCCGCGCCGGCATCCACGTGCTGGTCGAGAAGCCTGCCGTCACCACGGCCGCCGAGTGGCGTGAGCTCAGCGCCGCGGCCCGCACCGCCGGCGTCGTGCTGATCGAGGGCATCCGCACCGCCTACGACCCCGGCCTGCAGGCCGTGCGCGACCTGCTGCCCCAGCTCGGCGCCGTGCGCCGCGTCTCGTTCGGCTACGAGTCGGTGTCGAGCCGCTACGGCAAGGTGCTGGCCGGCGAGCGGATCAACATGTTCGACCCCGAGCTCGCCGGCGGCGTGCTCTACGACCTCGGCGTCTACGCGGCGCATCCGCTGATCGCCCTGTTCGGTCTGCCGCTCGAGGTGCGCGGCTCGAAGGTGCAGGTCGCCGTGCGCGACGACAGCCCCGGCGTCGACGGCGCCGGCGTCGCGATCGCGAGCTACGACGGCTTCGACGCCGACCTCAGCTACTCGAAGATCAGCACCTCGACGCGTCCCAGCGAGATCCGCGGCGAGCTGGGCACGCTGCAGATCGACCACATCGCCAGTCCGCGCGTGCTGACGCTGCAGCCCGCCGGCGGCGACGAGATCGTGCACGAGCTGCCCATCGACGGGCCGCAGCACGCCCTCACCGGCGAGATCGAGCGCTTCGTCGAGCTCGTGCAGGGCGGCGATGCGTCCGCGGCCGAGCCGGATCAGCTCGCCACCGAGCAGACCCTGCGTCTCATGGATGCGATCCGCGCCTCCTGGGGCGCCGGAGCCGTCGCGCTCTGA
- a CDS encoding acyl-CoA thioesterase, whose translation MPEPAGSGTAPGDEEITFRTRKWVRPEDLNANGTLFGGSLLRWIDEEATIYAILQLGNHQVVTKYMSEIEFVASARQGDIIEMGLRATAFGRTSLTMRAEVRNMITRCSILTVDRIVFVGLGADGRPTPHGYTTITFDRDRIPAGAAQPD comes from the coding sequence GTGCCCGAGCCCGCCGGCTCGGGCACGGCGCCCGGCGATGAGGAGATCACCTTCCGCACCCGCAAGTGGGTGCGGCCCGAAGACCTCAACGCCAACGGCACCCTCTTCGGCGGCAGCCTGCTGCGCTGGATCGACGAGGAGGCGACGATCTACGCGATCCTGCAGCTGGGCAACCACCAGGTCGTCACGAAGTACATGTCCGAGATCGAGTTCGTCGCCTCGGCCCGCCAGGGCGACATCATCGAGATGGGACTGCGGGCGACCGCCTTCGGCCGCACCTCCCTGACGATGCGCGCCGAGGTGCGCAACATGATCACGCGGTGCAGCATCCTCACCGTCGACCGGATCGTGTTCGTCGGCCTCGGGGCCGACGGCCGCCCGACCCCGCACGGCTACACGACGATCACCTTCGACCGCGACCGCATCCCGGCCGGGGCCGCACAGCCGGACTGA
- a CDS encoding transaldolase family protein, giving the protein MTLTASPTTSTDHLLPLARAAATTPTALWNDSADPDELRRSIEFGAVGATCNPVIAYTAINAHPDVWGPRLQQLADENPTAGESELGWLAVEWLSKDAAQQLLPAFEASGGRNGRLSVQTDPRFHRDAKALADQAVHFSQLAPNIIVKIPATEIGIQAIEDAAYRGVSINATVSFTVPQAVAVGEALERALDRRAAEGLEEKEFGHVVTIMGGRLDDWLKYTVQRDRILIDPGHLEWAGVAALKNAYRIFRERGFRSRILSAAFRNHLQWSELVGGDLVVSPPFDWQARINENPLSAESRIDVPVDPAIIAELLERVPDFRRAYEPDGMTASEFAAFGASARTLRQFLDADAQLDALVRDVLVPAPR; this is encoded by the coding sequence ATGACTCTCACCGCGTCGCCGACGACGTCCACCGACCACCTGCTTCCCCTCGCGCGCGCCGCGGCGACGACGCCGACCGCGCTGTGGAACGACTCCGCCGACCCGGACGAGCTGCGCCGCTCGATCGAGTTCGGCGCCGTCGGCGCCACGTGCAACCCCGTCATCGCCTACACCGCGATCAACGCGCACCCGGATGTCTGGGGTCCGCGCCTGCAGCAGCTCGCCGACGAGAACCCCACCGCCGGCGAGAGCGAGCTCGGCTGGCTCGCGGTCGAGTGGCTGTCGAAGGACGCCGCGCAGCAGCTGCTCCCCGCCTTCGAGGCGAGCGGCGGCCGCAACGGACGCCTCTCGGTGCAGACCGACCCGCGCTTCCACCGCGACGCGAAGGCCCTCGCCGACCAGGCCGTGCACTTCTCGCAGCTCGCGCCGAACATCATCGTCAAGATCCCGGCGACCGAGATCGGCATCCAGGCCATCGAAGATGCCGCCTACCGCGGCGTCAGCATCAACGCCACCGTCTCGTTCACCGTGCCGCAGGCCGTCGCCGTCGGCGAGGCGCTCGAGCGCGCTCTCGATCGTCGCGCCGCCGAGGGCCTGGAGGAGAAGGAGTTCGGCCACGTCGTCACGATCATGGGCGGCCGCCTCGACGACTGGCTCAAGTACACGGTGCAGCGCGACCGCATCCTCATCGACCCCGGCCACCTCGAGTGGGCCGGCGTCGCGGCGCTGAAGAACGCCTACCGCATCTTCCGCGAGCGCGGCTTCCGCTCGCGCATCCTCTCGGCCGCGTTCCGCAACCACCTGCAGTGGTCGGAGCTCGTCGGCGGCGACCTCGTCGTCTCGCCGCCGTTCGACTGGCAGGCTCGCATCAACGAGAACCCGCTGAGCGCCGAGTCGCGCATCGACGTGCCCGTCGACCCCGCGATCATCGCCGAGCTGCTCGAGCGCGTGCCCGACTTCCGCCGCGCCTACGAGCCCGACGGGATGACGGCGAGCGAGTTCGCGGCGTTCGGCGCCTCGGCCCGCACGCTGCGCCAGTTCCTCGACGCCGACGCGCAGCTCGATGCGCTCGTGCGCGACGTGCTCGTGCCGGCGCCGCGGTGA
- a CDS encoding GntR family transcriptional regulator, whose amino-acid sequence MDAEPTLPASLFLDMDRSGPVPLYYQVASRIERAISDGTVSAGSRIDNEIALAERLGLSRPTIRRAIQELVDKGLLVRRRGIGTQVVHGGVTRKVELSSLFEDLAASSRTPRTDLLLHEVVAADAAIAERLAVAEGANVLHLRRVRLADDVPLALMENYLPEDFTDITADQLTEHGLYQLLRGRGVSIRVARQRIGARSATGEEAKLLELEKHSAVLTMDRTAYDDNARVVEFGHHSYRPDLYSFEVTLVDR is encoded by the coding sequence ATGGATGCAGAGCCGACTCTCCCGGCGTCGCTGTTCCTCGACATGGATCGTTCGGGACCCGTCCCGCTCTACTACCAGGTCGCCAGCCGCATCGAGCGGGCGATCTCCGATGGAACCGTGTCGGCCGGATCCCGCATCGACAACGAGATCGCGCTCGCCGAGCGCCTCGGACTGTCGCGCCCGACCATCCGCCGCGCCATCCAGGAGCTCGTCGACAAGGGCCTGCTCGTGCGCCGGCGCGGCATCGGCACGCAGGTCGTGCACGGCGGCGTGACCCGCAAGGTCGAGCTGTCGAGCCTCTTCGAGGACCTGGCGGCGTCGTCGCGCACTCCGCGCACCGACCTGCTGCTGCACGAGGTCGTCGCGGCGGATGCGGCCATCGCCGAGCGTCTGGCCGTCGCCGAGGGCGCGAACGTGCTGCACCTGCGTCGGGTGCGCCTCGCCGACGATGTGCCGCTCGCGCTGATGGAGAACTACCTGCCGGAGGACTTCACCGACATCACCGCCGACCAGCTGACCGAGCACGGCCTGTACCAGCTGCTGCGCGGTCGCGGGGTCTCGATCCGCGTCGCCCGCCAGCGCATCGGCGCCCGCTCGGCGACGGGCGAGGAGGCGAAGCTGCTCGAGCTCGAGAAGCACTCCGCGGTGCTGACGATGGATCGCACCGCCTACGACGACAACGCTCGCGTCGTCGAGTTCGGTCACCACTCCTACCGGCCCGACCTCTACTCGTTCGAGGTGACACTGGTCGACCGGTAG
- a CDS encoding sugar phosphate isomerase/epimerase family protein yields the protein MVKIAYDPTPLHSEFEFLEFPRVTAELGFEWIQLTPHPDFLPFFHHPRVDRELIAAVKKSVTDAGIGISSLLPVHRISWPDEQQRLAAVRNFTRIIEIAAELDVRVINTEFSGRPEREEDSEAGFYATMEVLLPLLEREGITLNIDPHPDDFVENGVEALRIIRGLDSDRVGFVYVGSHTFHYGDEITRIVDTAGAKLNVAYAADSFDHHRSHGLRYISNPPGNAVRIHQHLNIGDGDVNWGEYFGELNRVGFLDRDDTILVSNVFAEDEDWRGSAKHQLETIHAGIAAAKQG from the coding sequence ATGGTGAAGATCGCCTACGACCCCACCCCGCTGCACTCCGAGTTCGAGTTCCTCGAGTTCCCCCGCGTGACCGCGGAGCTGGGCTTCGAGTGGATCCAGCTCACGCCGCACCCCGATTTCCTCCCCTTCTTCCACCACCCGCGCGTCGACCGCGAGCTGATCGCCGCGGTGAAGAAGTCGGTGACGGATGCCGGCATCGGCATCTCGTCGCTGCTGCCGGTGCACCGCATCTCGTGGCCCGACGAGCAGCAGCGCCTCGCCGCGGTGCGCAACTTCACGCGCATCATCGAGATCGCCGCCGAGCTCGACGTGCGCGTCATCAACACCGAGTTCTCGGGGCGCCCCGAGCGCGAGGAGGACAGCGAGGCGGGCTTCTACGCGACGATGGAGGTGCTGCTGCCGCTGCTCGAGCGCGAGGGCATCACGCTCAACATCGACCCGCACCCCGACGACTTCGTCGAGAACGGCGTCGAGGCGCTGCGCATCATCCGCGGGCTCGACAGCGATCGGGTCGGGTTCGTCTACGTGGGCTCGCACACCTTCCACTACGGCGACGAGATCACCCGCATCGTCGACACGGCCGGTGCCAAGCTCAACGTCGCCTACGCGGCCGACAGCTTCGACCACCACCGCTCGCACGGTCTGCGCTACATCTCGAACCCGCCCGGCAACGCCGTGCGCATCCACCAGCACCTCAACATCGGCGACGGGGATGTGAACTGGGGCGAGTACTTCGGCGAACTGAACCGGGTCGGCTTCCTCGACCGCGACGACACGATCCTCGTGTCGAACGTGTTCGCCGAGGACGAGGACTGGCGCGGCTCGGCGAAGCACCAGCTCGAGACGATCCACGCGGGGATCGCGGCCGCGAAGCAGGGCTGA
- a CDS encoding Gfo/Idh/MocA family protein yields MTSKDLRVAVVGAGMMGADHIKRISHRISGAEVVTVVEPDEARAKAAVADLPEATTRTRIEDALEKDDLDAVLIATPGPFHEPVLYPALEAGVSILCEKPLTPDTETSLKVLEAEQKLDRPHIQVGFMRRFDEEYQALRQLIASKELGELLLVKAAHRNPSTPPQYTESMLITDSVVHEFDVLPWVTGETLKAVEVRKLKVNRNATIQEPQLVYLEFESGTVAEVEINVNMKFGYQVTTEAVFENGVAEIGKTAGLKQWHEGRWGGKEHESFVTRFVHAYDEQVQRWVDAARRGTIDGPSAWEGYLVAAACEAGVTAQQTGERVAVETIAKPAFYN; encoded by the coding sequence ATGACCAGCAAGGATCTCCGCGTCGCCGTCGTCGGCGCCGGCATGATGGGCGCCGACCACATCAAGCGCATCTCGCACCGCATCTCGGGTGCCGAGGTCGTCACCGTCGTCGAGCCCGACGAGGCCCGCGCGAAGGCGGCCGTCGCCGACCTGCCCGAGGCGACCACGCGCACCCGCATCGAAGACGCCCTCGAGAAGGACGACCTGGATGCGGTGCTCATCGCCACGCCCGGCCCGTTCCACGAGCCGGTGCTCTACCCGGCGCTCGAGGCGGGTGTCAGCATCCTCTGCGAGAAGCCGCTGACCCCCGACACCGAGACGAGCCTCAAGGTGCTCGAGGCCGAGCAGAAGCTCGACCGCCCGCACATCCAGGTCGGCTTCATGCGCCGCTTCGACGAGGAGTACCAGGCGCTGCGCCAGCTCATCGCCTCGAAGGAGCTCGGCGAGCTGCTGCTCGTCAAGGCCGCGCACCGCAACCCCTCCACCCCGCCGCAGTACACCGAGTCGATGCTCATCACCGACTCGGTCGTGCACGAGTTCGACGTGCTGCCGTGGGTCACGGGCGAGACGCTGAAGGCCGTCGAGGTGCGCAAGCTCAAGGTGAACCGCAACGCGACCATCCAGGAGCCGCAGCTCGTCTACCTGGAGTTCGAGTCGGGCACCGTCGCCGAGGTCGAGATCAACGTCAACATGAAGTTCGGCTACCAGGTCACGACCGAGGCCGTCTTCGAGAACGGCGTCGCCGAGATCGGCAAGACCGCTGGGCTGAAGCAGTGGCACGAGGGCCGCTGGGGCGGCAAGGAGCACGAGAGCTTCGTGACCCGCTTCGTTCACGCCTACGACGAGCAGGTGCAGCGCTGGGTGGATGCCGCCCGCCGCGGCACGATCGACGGCCCCTCGGCGTGGGAGGGCTACCTCGTGGCCGCCGCCTGCGAGGCCGGCGTGACGGCGCAGCAGACCGGCGAGCGCGTCGCCGTCGAGACGATCGCCAAGCCGGCGTTCTACAACTGA
- a CDS encoding sugar phosphate isomerase/epimerase family protein, whose amino-acid sequence MSDTKAIRIGTAPDSWGVWYPEHPRQIPWQRFLDEVQKAGYTWIELGPYGYLPTDPAQLRDELDARGLKVSAGTVFTGFHKGDEQWQRAWDQAVQVAGLTAAVGGEHIVVIPDMWRSDLDGTAVEPRTLTPEQWDKLAAGQERLGKALLEEYGVKQQFHSHADSHVGTYTEVVRLLDLTDPQYLNLCLDTGHFAYYGGDNLRLIGERPGRIGYLHLKQIDPDYRFEVLKNDIPFADSASRVMVEPPAGEPQFAPIIEAVAALDPEIFAIVEQDMPGVDIDLPLGIATRTHQHIFSCTRAARAN is encoded by the coding sequence ATGTCCGACACCAAGGCCATCCGCATCGGAACCGCCCCCGACAGCTGGGGCGTCTGGTACCCCGAGCACCCGCGCCAGATCCCGTGGCAGCGCTTCCTCGACGAGGTGCAGAAGGCCGGCTACACCTGGATCGAGCTGGGCCCCTACGGCTACCTGCCGACCGACCCGGCGCAGCTGCGTGACGAGCTGGATGCGCGCGGCCTGAAGGTCTCGGCCGGCACCGTCTTCACCGGCTTCCACAAGGGCGACGAGCAGTGGCAGCGCGCCTGGGATCAGGCCGTGCAGGTCGCCGGCCTGACCGCGGCCGTCGGCGGCGAGCACATCGTCGTCATCCCCGACATGTGGCGCAGCGACCTCGACGGCACCGCCGTCGAGCCGCGCACCCTCACCCCCGAGCAGTGGGACAAGCTCGCCGCCGGCCAGGAGCGCCTCGGCAAGGCCCTGCTCGAGGAGTACGGCGTGAAGCAGCAGTTCCACTCGCACGCCGACAGTCACGTCGGCACCTACACCGAGGTCGTGCGCCTGCTCGATCTGACCGACCCGCAGTACCTCAACCTCTGCCTCGACACGGGCCACTTCGCCTACTACGGCGGCGACAACCTCCGTCTCATCGGCGAGCGCCCCGGCCGCATCGGCTACCTGCACCTGAAGCAGATCGACCCCGACTACCGCTTCGAGGTGCTGAAGAACGACATCCCCTTCGCCGACTCGGCCAGCCGCGTCATGGTCGAGCCTCCGGCGGGCGAGCCGCAGTTCGCGCCGATCATCGAGGCCGTCGCCGCGCTCGACCCCGAGATCTTCGCGATCGTCGAGCAGGACATGCCCGGCGTCGACATCGACCTGCCCCTGGGCATCGCCACCCGCACTCACCAGCACATCTTCAGCTGCACCCGCGCAGCCCGCGCCAACTGA